The genomic interval GAAAGATATTGAAACAACAGGAAGTATGAAAAATCAAGCATGTTTCAATCAACGACCTTGAATATGCTCTTAAAGGTTGGTCTAGGTTACCTCTTCTTGCTAGTCAAACATGCATTAGCTATGTTCAGACAAATTGCTTGATTCATTTATATCTAGATGATCACTTGTGCAAATTGCATAGATTGTTACCcaaatcatattttctatttcCTTGTGATCATTACACAATTAGGATTTAGTAGGTGTGAATACTAGTTCAGCAGAATATATCCGATCTATCAACAGTAACTTTCAAAGCCATGAATAATATACCTAGATAATGAAATCATATGTGTTAGCTTCAATGTTTGTCAAGGAAAAAGCACGATAGAGACCCAAATGCCATTTGTTCTACTCATAATTCTAATCCTAGCATATGCACGTAATGAATGGTGTCATACCAAACTGTTATGCAAAATGTAGGTGCACCGTGAATCTTAGTTCAGCCTGAAGCTCAGCGCCCCAAGAACTTGGAATTTAAATTAGGATAAGAGAACACCTCATTTCTGTCAGAGCACACTAGTGAGTTTATCTTGATCATTATAAAGAACTCATCGCCCAATAGCAAGATCAAAATTCAAGACAAGCCCTACTAAGCACTATTACTTCACTATTACATCTAAATGATTCCTTCACTTAGAAAACTCTAATCACTAATAACATTAACACATCTTCACCATTCAATCACTTTCATCCAACTGCAGCAACGGCTCAACAAGATCTCCATGAGCTAAATATCATCAATTTTCTACAAGCAATCTGCACTGGAAAGTGATCATGGACCGATCTCAACTCTCAACACAACCTTACTTTGGCTCCGTAGCAGTAAAcagattgtttttttaatcatgttaaATATTCCCGGATCAAtttaccaaaaaataataaactacaaCTAATGGATGCCCTTGAATTTGCTCCCAAAagataaattaatcaataaaaccTAGTGCCACCTGAAATTAGCATGAAGTAATTCGAGTCTCCAACAATCAAACAGATGAAACTAGAACACAAAAAGCTAAACTCTGGATTGAATTATAAACATTTCCATCAAATATTTCATCTTAAATCCTTAAAACAAGAAACTATACTAAACACAAGAGAACGATAACAAAAGTTCACCTTCGCAAAGGTACTTTTCCCGGATCCATTCCTCCCCATGATCGTATGAATCTGCCAAAATTCCATCAAAATAAGTCAACAGTATCAAAACAAATCGAGGGAAAAAGGGCGGGAGATACCTCGCCCTCATTGATAGTGAGATTGACGCCCTTGAGGATTTCCTTATCAGTGTCCTTAATCACAGCCCTAAGGTCGTTGACCTCAAGGAGCACGTTTGGGCTCTCCACCGGGAGGCCACCACCCTCCGCCGATGGGGAGTCGACGGCCACCGCCGCCTTCACTCCACGGCGGAGGCATCGCCGGAGACGATGAGGGGTTGGGACGGTAATTAAGAAGGAGTTCGAGGGCGAAGTATGAGGAATCGATGGGGAGACGGCGAAGCGCGGCGCCGGAGAAGAGAACGCGAGAGCCATCGATTGCGGATGCGATGGTGGTGCTGGAATGGGTTTCGGGTCGTTTTATTGAGGATCCGAAACCCGTTATAGCTCCGGGTTTTGATCCGTTTTAATTGGAATCCGAAACCCGCTAGCTCCGTCCGGGTTTTGACCCGTTTAAACTAGGATCCGAAACCCTCTGGCTTTAGATCCGACCCGATTAAATCGGGGAAAAAGAGGGCTTTGAAACCCTAATCgcagaagaagaggaagaagaggagaggTTGGAGATTTGCGACGATGTCGTCGGCGGTGCCATTCTGGAGAGCGGCGGGGATGACCTACATAGGTTATAGCAACATGGTGGCCGGCGCGGTGCGGAAGTGCCTCAAGGAACCCTATCGCTCTGAGGCTGTCAACAGGGAAAAGGTTCACTTCACAATCTCTAAGTGGTCTCAGGGGAAGCCTGAGAAACCAAgtatgtattattttcatttcagcttcgcttcttttgatgttttttgtttgtgaattcCTGGGATTTGTGATTTTGGTTAATTTTGTGATTTCATATCTTTTGGGTTGATTTTTTTCTAGCGAATAGGTTTCTGGATATGGTGTATGTATAATGTTGGACATTCTTTCTGAGAAATAGCCTAATAACACTTGTTGAATAAAAGATATCttagaaaaaaaacacatttttttttttaatgaaatgtggCAAACTAGTGTTAGAGTAAATAAGATTTTATTATACAAGTTAGGATTTGGACTTGATGCATGCATTATATCGTATTATCGCATTTTGTATTAACTATTAAACATTTGAAGattattttgcatgttattatgcacgttttttttttttctaatgtcttATTGTCTTCTATGATATTAATCTTtaggatattttaaaattttaatacaaattaatctTTAGTAcagctattttttatttttcaattttctttggtAGTGACTTGGTGCGCCTAGTGTCAATCAGATGCGCGGCTGCGCCTAGGCCCCAAGACCCCTTGCACCTAGATGCGCCTTATGCCTATGACAACCTtgatcatcaccatcatcatcattattattattattattattattattattattattattattattatgactcTTGTATTTTTCCCATGAGATCTATCTTGTATGCAGTGTATGTCATAGCCAATCGCTATTGCTGTCAGTATAGGGATTTTGATAGTTCTGTAAATAGCCAGATCATCTCTATCATCTATGTAACTTATGTGCTGTTGCAGTCCAATTAGCAGTGACTTTTTTAAATACTATGAACTTTTATCCTCTAGATTCCCTTCCATCAATTGAATTATTTGGCTTGTTGGCAGTTTGATTACCTGCTGCTAATTTTTCTTCTGCTTCTGGTAGATCAAAAGGTAATCTCTCACAGTCTGCCAGagaagaaagtttttttttaactataaggAGGCACAAATAGGGTAATCTGATCCTGTCATCCCATTTTGACTTATAAACGAAAGATTACAGTAAGGCTGGCTTTTGAAGGTCGATATTATATATCATATGCCATTTGGATGATTTTGGCTATTCCAACCATGTTGTATGATTTGTTATAGGTCCAATATGCTTTGGTTGATTCAAACAACCTCTTGGAACTCTTAGAAATACTTGTCCCTCAAGAGTGATGATTTTCATGTTAGTCTCTCAAAGAGCTATCCGGGCTATGAGGTTGTCAAACTTTTtgtctgatttttttaattagtcaGTTTCTTGTTGGACATTGCCATATTTAggttgtcaatttttttattaattagaagtctgtttataaatttattagtaaataaTCTTTGTTcactttttgtttctcttttgagcATCTGTTGTTTCCACCATATACTAATGTGAGTGCTATGGCAGTTTGTCTTGAGTTTGAAGCCGTAATTCTTATTGTCTCCCAATAGACAATTTCTTTCTCCACTGTATTAACAACCTAAATACTTGCAGAACTGGCTGTTGTCCTCGAGTCAGGTACACCAAATTTGAAGTCCCTTTAAGAACTCTATAA from Dioscorea cayenensis subsp. rotundata cultivar TDr96_F1 chromosome 7, TDr96_F1_v2_PseudoChromosome.rev07_lg8_w22 25.fasta, whole genome shotgun sequence carries:
- the LOC120264952 gene encoding ATP synthase subunit epsilon, mitochondrial, whose protein sequence is MSSAVPFWRAAGMTYIGYSNMVAGAVRKCLKEPYRSEAVNREKVHFTISKWSQGKPEKPSTRTDSPEE